The Gemmatimonadaceae bacterium genome includes the window GCGTGCGAGACGCTCACCGCGCCGTCTCGGCGTCGGGCTCGACGCCGACGGGCAGCCGATACGTCTCCCGCAGCGTGCCGAGCACGATCGTCGTCCGCGTCGATCGCACCGACTTGATCGCACCGATGCGTTCGCGCAATAACGTACCTAACGAGTCAGTATCGGCGACGCGTACTTTCACGAGGTAACAATCTTCGCCGGCGACGTGATGGACCTCTTGGGCCTCGGGGATCCTCGAGAGCAGCATCCCCGTCTTCGTGTCGCCCACGCCGTCCTCTCCGCGGACGAAGATGAATGCCGTGAGCCCGAGGCCTACGGCCTTCGCGTTCACGCGCGCCTCATAGCCGTCGATGATGTGGCGCTCCTCGAGCTTGCGAATGCGATCGTAGATCGCCGATGGCGCCATGCGCAATCGCCGGGCGATCTCGGCATTGGCCATCCTTGCGTCGCGCTGCAGAAAGGCGACGATCTGTCGGTCTGTCTCGTCGAGGGTGCGGGCGACCGTGGTGAGGGGCACCTCGAGCGTATCGAGAGAGTGATTCATGGCCGAACGTATATCGGCCAAACCATCCTTTATCAAGAATGTTGTTCAGTCGTAACAATTCTATGACGAATATTCATCGTTTCTGACAATCGCGTTCAAGCACCAGGCCTCGCCGCGGCATCCCATTTCACAGCCGCGCAAAAGCCACCTGAAGCGCGTTCAGGAACGAATACGTATGCTTACGGACCTCGCTGAGTCGACCATCGCCGCGATGCCTCAACCCATGGAGCGCGACGCCGAGCGGGACCTCGTCGCCAAGGCACAGCGCGGCGACGTCGCGGCGTTCGAGGCGCTCTATCGAGCGAATGCGCCGCGCGTCTACGCACTGGCGCTCCGTCTGACCAGCGACGCCAACAACGCGCGCGAGCTCACTCAGGACGTCTTTGTCCAGGCATGGCAGCGCCTAACGGCCTTCCGCGGCGACGCCGCCTTCTCGTCGTGGCTGCACCGCATCACCGTCAACACGACGTTCATGCGCAGCCGCGGCGAGCGGCGCCGCGCCGCGCACATTCGCCTCGAGAGCGACACTGACGAGACCGAACTCGGCGCCACGAGCGAAGCGGGGAGGGGAAGCGTTCCCGCGATCGACATCGCGCAGGCGGTTGACCTCGAGCGGGCCATTGCCGCGCTGCCGGCGGGCGCGCGGCGCGTCTTCGTGCTTCACGACGTCATTGGCTACCGCCACGAAGAGATTGCGCGACTTACCGGACTGGCCGAGGGCACGTTGCGCGCACAGCTGCACCGCGCGCGTCGGCTCCTCATGGAGGCACTCGAGCGATGACATCATTTGAACAGCATCTGGATATCGATCAGCTCGGAGACTTTCTCGACGGACTTCTGCTACCCGAGCAGCGCCAGGTCGCCGAAGATCATCTTGCGATCTGCACGACGTGCACGGAACGGCGCGACCGTCTCGAGTCGCTCATCAGTGCCTCACGAGCCCTGCCTGACGAGATCGATCCACCGATTGACCTCTGGACCGACGTTCACGAACGCATTCAGCCAATGTCCGCTCGTTGGCGACAGCGCTGGATTCTGGCTGCCGCGGCGATCGTCCTCGTCGCCGCGTCTTCTGCCGTGACCGCGATTCTCGTGCGCCGGCCGATTATCGTTAGGCCCGTCGCTGTGTCCACGACGATCGCCTCGAACCAACTTCCCGCTTCCGCGCGCTCGGTCGATGCCGACTACGCGGCCGCGATCCATGATCTGAACGAAACCCTCGACGAGAACCGAGCGAAGCTCGACCCCTCGACGGTGGCAAAGGTAGAGGCAAGCCTCCACGTCATCGACGGCGCGATCGACGAGGCACGACGAGCGCTCGCCGCGGATCCAGCCAATCTCACGCTCCTCGACCTGCTCGCCGCAAACTACGAGCGCAAGCTCGAACTGTTGCGGCGCGCGAATGCGTTGCTGCCAAGCATCTGACCAGACGACCTAACGAGTCACGCTCATGACCGCATATCAATTGACGCGCTGCCTGCTCGGCACCGCATTCGCGCTCGGCGTAGCCGGCAAGACGCTTGAAGCGCAACGCACGATCGAGATTCGGCGTGCCGTCACATCGACCCCGTCGATTCGCATCTCCGGCGCCTTTGCCGAATTGAACATCCACGGATGGAAGAAGGACAGCGCCGCGATCACCGGCACGATTCCGAGCGACGCCCGCTTCGACGGCGGTTTCGTCACGTCGAGCACACCGTCGACCGGAGCCAAATACTACATGGAGACGGCGTCGGGTGTGCCGAGCGGGAAGCTTGACCTCTACGTGCCGACGGGCGCGCGCGTCTGGGCGAAGAGCGGAAGCGCAAAGATCGAGGTGGAGGGTATGACGGGCGGTCTCGACCTCAACATCATCGGCGGATCGGTGCACGTCCGCGGGAACCCGCACGAGCTCACGGTCGAATCAATGGATGGTTCGGTCACGGTCGATGGCTCGCCGCCCTGGACGCGACTCAAGACGGCGACGGGAGACATCGCGCTCGCCGGCAACAGTGACGACGCGGGCCTAACGACGGTGAGCGGAACCATTCGTGTCGTCTCCGGCCGCTTCGAGCGCGCGAGACTGGAATCGGTGACCGGTGCGGTTGATTTCGCTGGCGACGTCGAGCACGGCGGCTCGCTCGATGTCGATACGCACAGCGGGTCGATCGACCTCCGGCTGTCGCCAAAAATGGGCGCCGATTTCGACGTCGCCTCGGTGGCAGGCACAATCGAGAATACGCTCACGAATCGACCAGCCGTACCGGGACGGGAAGGTCGCGGCCAGGAGACCGGGTTTACGACGGGTGGGGGTGGTGCCCGCGTCTACATCCGGAGCTTCAAGGGGAATATCCGACTGCAGCCATGGAGTAAAATCTCGACACAAGTGTTCTAACCCAACTCGCCAGGAGGCACTCATGCGCTCGCTCCTCGGATCCTTGCTACTTCCCGCCGTCGTTGGCTCGGCTTCACTCGCGATTGTCGCCGCGACGCCATCGAGCTCCGCGCGTCTGGCCGGACCGCCCTGGATCTCGATCGAATATCCCGCGAACCCGCTCGACCCCTCGACGCGCGGCGCGTATCTCCTCGTCCACGCATTCCATCATCAGATCCCGATATCATCGCCGGTGCGTGGCACCGCCGAGGGCGTCGTCAATGGCGAGCGCAAGTCCATCACGCTCCACTTCGACACGACGTCGCGGCCTAGCGTTTACGCCCTGCGGAAGCAGTGGAGCGACAATGGCGTCTGGTCGCCCGTGATTTCCGTCGCACCGCACGAAGACAACATCGCGCAAGCACTCATCGAGCTCAGCCCTGACGGCGGCATCTCCTCCGTGCGCGTGCCCACGCGTCGCGAGCGCGAGTGGACGATTCCACGTCTGATCACCGCGCAAGAAATTGAGCAGTCACTACAGTCGCGCACGCCACGCACTGCGCAAGCGCGCCGCTAAGATTTGCTTATGCATGCAACGCATGGGCTGCATGACTTGTATAGAAAGTGCGGGTTAAATTCCGCGTAGGACTGTCAGGCGGTAGTGAGTACGGCGCGTCCCCCGAGCAATTCTCCCGCGTCGGCTTGCACCGCCTGTGCAGTTCTATCCGCCAGGGCCATCACCGTCACGTACGGATTGATCTCGAGCGCATCGGGAAAGAGGCTCGAGTCGGCGACGCGAAGCCAAGGCACCCCGTGCACGCGGCCCCAGCTGTCGGTCACCGAGTCACGCGCGTTGCGTCCCATGCCGCAACCCCCCATGAGATGCGCGGCGGAGATCGAGATACGACCGGTCTGAAAGTGGTGCGCACCGATCAGCGCGTCGATCTCGTCTCTTTGTGAGCGTTCCACCAACGGCGGATCGGCCGATGGCGCGTGCACACGGAATGCGCCCGCGGCAAAGAAGATCCGCGCCGAAGCACGTGTCGCGCGTACCAACGAGCTGACCACCTCGTCGGTGAATTGATAGTGCACAACAGGTCGCCCGCCTCCGTCGACCGCGACGCGGTTCTCTTTCACCGCGCGATCACACGCCAGCACGAGAATCATCTGCAGCCTGGGGAAGGCACGCATGAACGCGCTGTGCGCTGCTCCGAATCCCGTTAGGTTCTTCGCCGTCACGAACGGGAAGTACATGCACGTCTCGAGGACAAACCTTTCCTCGACGGCGCGGTCGAGAAAGAAGCTCTTCGGATGCCCGACGTCATTCGTGATCGGTTCGGCGTGCTCGCCGACGAGAATGTGTGCTGGATGACAGGTGAAGCCATCGCCGAGTCGCGGCACGACGCGCGCAAGTCCGGAGCGCAGCAGCAGCGCTGACGTGCCGACGGCGCCGCCGGCGCAAACGACCATCCCGGCTCGAATACGATACGTGCCCGGCGCCCATTCCGAGGATGAACCCTTATCGCCTGTCGCACGCGGCCGAACGCGGGAGACGACGACACGATCCTCCACGCGCAGCGCCTCCGCTCGCGTGACCACCTCGACGCCGAGCCGCTCGGCTGCCGGCAGCTGAACGCGATTCGTGCCCATTTTGGCGCCGTTCGGGCAGCCGAGGTTGCACAGGCTCGACCCGCGACAGCCGCGTAGGTTGAGCGGAAACTGTTCGGCATGGTACCCCGCGCGCTCGCAGCCTAACGCGAAGAGTCGATTATTGTCGTTCAGCTCCTCGTCAGGCAGGTAGTGCACGTTGTTCTCGACCATGTAGCGCCGCGATCGGTATTCGATGTCGGCGTGTGCGAGTCCAGGCACGTTCCATCGTTCGATGACGCGTCGCGGTGCAATGAGCGACGTCCCCGTATAGACGACCGTCGACCCGCCATACACGCGTCCGAACGCCAGGGTCATCGTGCCGTCGGCGGTGAGAAAACCACCGGCGTCCTCGTAGAGCGCGTCCGACATGTCGAGCTCGCGACCGGTGAACTCGTGTTCCGCGAGACGCGCACCCTGTTCGAGGAGCAAGACGCGCCGGCCGTCGGCGACGAGCTTGCCAAGCTCCTGCGCAACGGTGCCCCCGCCCGCGCCCGAGCCGATGATCACGATGTCGTACTCGCGCTCCGTCATGTGTCGCGCCCACTTCGCGCCGCCCACCCAGCAGCTGACGCGCGATAGCCGATCGCACGCGCTGCCTCGGCGCGCGCATAGTAGCCCATCAAGGCGAGCGTGCGAACGCCCCACACACCACGCCGCAGCAGCAACAGACGGGATCGCGAGAGCGCCTCGAGCAACTGCGTTGCATCGCTGACCGAAAGCGCCGCCAGTGGCCGTCCGTACCTAACGAGTGACGCGACGTCGAGCGAACGCATGAAAAGCCAGATCTGCCACCTCACCGCCGCCGGACGGCCGGCGAGCGCTCGTCCGATGATCGACTGAGCCTCTCGCCACTCCTCGTCGCGGAGCGCCGCGGCCTCGGGGACGACGGCGTTCAGGACCGCACGGAAGCGCCCATTGGCCCGACCGCCGCCGGGAAGCGCCGCTGCACTGTCGAGAGGCATGAAATTGTGGTTTGCTAATCCTCGAGCAGAATCCGTAGCTCCTCGAGGTCGTATGGGCGCATCACGAGCGCGGTTGCCGGAGGCAGCGGGAGACGCAGCTTGGCGGTGCTTTCCGGGTCTCCGGCGGTGATGATGAAGCGCGCCGCGGCGCACCCCGCGCTGCTGCGGAATGCCTCCAACGCTGAACCACCGCTGGTCGCGCTCGCGTCGCAGACCACCGCATCGAAACTGAGATGATTGGCGAGTCGCGTCGCGTACTCGAGATCCGGCGCGGCCAGGGCCGCGTGTCCCCGAGAACCGAGAAATGCGGTGAGAAACCCCGAGCTTTGTGCGTCCGGATCGACCACGAGCACATCGAGCGCGCGAACAGCGGCCTCGGTGAACTCGTCCGCGGGCGAAGCCTGTCCGCACACCCCGGGCAGACGTACGACGAAGCGTGCGCCGGTTTGGCCGTCCGGACCCACGACAGTCTCGACACGGATGTCGCCGCCGTGACCGGCCACGATATCTCGAACGACCGTGAGTCCGAGCCCCGTTCCCGACGCGAATCCCTTGGTCGTCCAGAACGGATCCCAGATTCGTTCGCGGGCATCGTCCGGAATACCGGGCCCGTCGTCCTCGATCTCGAGTACCGCGTTCGCTCCGTCGGCCAGAGTGCGAATTTGCACGTGACCGCCTACCTCCCGCGTCGAGCGAACGGCTTGCTCGGCGTTGTTCAGCAAGTTCAAAACGACCTGCTCGAGCTGGGTTCGATCACCGACGACGACCGGCAGCTGCGGATCGGCGCACGAGATACAGGCGATACCATGTGTCTCGAGCGCGTAGCGCCGCGTCCCAACGATGTATCCGACGATCTCATTCAGGCTGATGCGCACGCGGCGCTCGGTATCTCGCTTTCGTACGAGCGTCAGCAGATCGCGCACGATGCGGCCGGCGCGCGACGCCTCGTGATCGATCGTTTCGAGCGCCAGCCGGGCTTCGGCGTCGACGTCCTTCTTCATGAGCAGTTGTGCGAAGCCCAGGATCGCCGCGAGCGGGTTGTTGAGCTCGTGCGCGACACCGGCCAACGTTGCGCCGAGGCACGCCATGCGCTCGGTGCGCCGAAGGAGCTCCTGCTGCCGAAGTCGATCCGTGACGTCATCGACGATTCCATCGTAGAACGACACCTTCGAGTCCTCGTCGCGGATCTCGCGCACGGAGATACGGACGGTGACAGACGTGCCGTCCCGCCGCTTCCATCGTGTCGAGACCCGGTTTATCGGAGCGCGGGTCAGCTTCTGGCAGAATCGCTCACCCTCGGCGGCGTCGGCGAAAAGGTCGCGCTGAAGCTGCAGTCCGAGTAAGTCGCTCTCGCAAGCATAGCCGAGCATCCGCACGAGTGCCGGATTCGCCTCGAGCAATTGCCCGTCTGCGGATGCGCGAAAAACGCCGACGTGCACACGGTGCACGAGCCGCTGAAAGCGCTCTTCACTCTGTGCCAGCGCGTGCGTCAACGCGTCGCGATCTGAGCCGATCGGGATCTCGCGGTCGTACGGCCGAGATTCGGTCTCGGAGGAGGCGGCGGGCGATGTAGACATACCTTTCAATGGTGACACCTGAACATCTGTAGCGCGAGGGGTAGCCGCGATTCCCTCACTGCCGCGCTCCCTTGCCAATGAAGTCTTGCCCGCTCTCAAAGACGAACGTTCCACCTCTCAAGGCGAACGTTCCAAATCCCAAGGCGAAGGTTGCACTTCCCAAGGCGAACGCGGCGACTCCCGAGGCGAACGCGGCGACTCCCGAGGCGAACGCGGCAACTCCCAAGGCGAACGCGCCAATTCCAAAGGCGAACGTTGCAAATCCCAAGGCGAACGAGGTAATCCTGGCAGTGACGCAGTCGGCAGGCGAAGGCCGCATTTCCCAACACGAACGGGGCTTCTCCCGACACGAACGGGGCTTCACGCAACACGAACGCGGCTTCACCCGACACGACCGGGACTTAACTCGACATGACCATGGCTTAGGACCAAACGCCTCGCAGCTAGCACCTCACTGCGACGTCCAGATCCTCCGTCGCTGCGGCGGGTGGCGTTCGCCGTTCAACACCAGCGTCGTTTCCGCCACGATATCCGGTGCGAGCGACGCCGCGACCGAGCAATACTTCTCGAATGCCAACTCGATCGCGCGCTCGGCGTGATCGGCCGTGATGCCCGCGCCGTCGATGCAAAGCTCGACCTCGAGACGCTGGACGCGACGCGGCGCTTCCGTGCGCCGCGTCGCCGTCACGTTCACGACAAATCGCTCGGCCGGCGTACGACGCTTCGCGAGAATATCGATCACGTCCACGCCGCCACAGGTCGCGATCGCGTTGAGCAAAGTCTCAACCGGACCGGGCGCGGACTTCGAGTCGGCGTCCACGGTCACGGTGCGGCCTTCGGGTCCAGCGTCGAACCGGTGGTCGCCGATCCAGACGGCTCGGCTTCTCGTGATGACAGGCTTCGTCGCCGTCGGCACCGTCATCGCTCGATTGGCGCCCGAACTGCGTTCCCCCATTCGGTCCACGACCCGTCGTAGTTGCGCACGTGATCGTAACCCAAGAGATAGGTCAACACGAACCAGGTGTGCGACGACCGCTCCCCGATGCGGCAGTATGCGATGACATCGTCGCTCTGCTGCAGTCCCTGCTCCTTCTCATAGATGTCGCGCAACTCTTGAGCGGATTTGAACGAGCCGTCGCTGTTCGCCGCCCGCGCCCACGGAACGCTCTTCGCGCCGGGGATGTGGCCGCCGCGGAGTGCTCCTTCCTGGGGATAGTCGGGCATGTGCAGCTTCTTGCCCGTGTACTCGTCAGGCGACCGCACGTCCACGAGCATGCCGCGCCGATCGGCGTGGCGACGCACATCCGACATGAAAGCGCGAATCGGCTCGTCGCGCCGCTCGCGCGCCTCGTAGTTCGTGCGATTGAGGTGCGGAACCTCGGTCGTCATCGGCCGACCTTCGCTCTCCCACTTCGAGCGGCCGCCATCGAGGACGCGCGCATTCGTGAAGCCAAAAAGCTGGAAGACCCAGAAGGCGTACGTTGCCCACCAGTTGTTCTTGTCGCCGTAAAAGATCACGGTCGTCGACTCATCGATGCCCTTTGCGCGCAGAAGCTCCTGAAATTGCTCCTTGCTCACGTAGTCGCGAATGAGGGCGTCGTTCAGGTCGACATGCCAATCGACCTTTTGCGCACCTGGAATATGACCGGTATCGAAGAGCAGGACATCCTCATCGCTCTCGATGATCCGAACGTTGGAATCGTGCAGGTGGTCGGCGAGCCAGTTCGTGGTCACCAGCACTTCGGGATGAGCGTATCCCTTGCGCTGAATCTCGGCATCGACCGCGGCCTGATCGGTCGTCATCGTTGGCATTGTCATCTCCGCGTCACTTGGTAGTGCGACAGTTCGAAGCTAGCCCTCGGCGCTAGCGCGAGTAAGCGTGCGATCCGTTCTATGCAGGAGTCTCACGCTCGAGCCACGACGCGATGAACGAAGCGGCCTCGTTCCAGCCCGGTTCCCGCAGCATGAGATGTCCATGTCCACGCGCCATGTACACGGGCGCACGATACCGCTGCGCGACGCGCTGCGCGATCCGTGGCGGAATGAAGCGGTCGTCATCGCTCGTGACCACGAGAACGGGACAGCCGTTCTCGCGAAGGCGATCGGCGTCGACTCTCACGGCGCCGAAACTCATCTCGCGTCCGACACGGCCGCTGTCCGAGACGAATCGCTCGAACGTCGACCGCTGCTCCCCCTCGGGTATGCGGTTTAGCACGAGCTCACGCATGTCCTTCCAGCGCGGAGCGATGCGCTTTGAGCGGAACAAGGCGGGCAGGTGCCGAAGTTGTCGCAGGAAAAGCTTTCCGGTCATTACGCTGATGCCGCGCGGAGGCGCGGGTGATAGCAACACGAGCGCCCGGGCCAATCCTTCCTCGCCGAGCTTCTGCGCGATCAATCCGCCCATCGAGTGACCGACGACAATCGGCCGGCCCAGTCGCTCGATGAGCCATCGCGCCACCTGACGCGCGTCATCGATGAAATCGTCGATCGATACGCGTCCAAGCATCACTCCGGATGGAAGTGCGCTCCCTTCTCGCCCGCGCAGATTCAGCGCGAATCCCGCGTACCCACGCTCGGCGAAGAAAGGAAGATAGGATTCATAGACCCACGCCGACGCGAAGTAGCCGGGAATAAACAGCATCGGTGGCTTGTTTCCCGTTCCTGGGCGCGGTTGGGCCGAGGTCAGCCTCAGGCTTCCGATCGTGATGGTATCGAGCATCCGAACAAATTGACATGGTTCCCGAGTAACGCGCTATCCAACCGATGAATTTCTCCGAGCCGTTTCTCGAGCCCTACTCCCGTCATATCCTCGTGTGCGTCGGTGGATTTTGCTCACCCGATCGGCGCGGCCGAGAGCTCTATTCACTGCTACCCGCGCTCCTCGAGCGCGAAGGTCTTCTCTTCGGTCCGGAGCGAGTCAAGCGAGGCGAGACCCCTTGTCTGGGTGTCTGCTCGGGCGGCCCGATTGTCGTCGTGTATCCCGACGGCGTGTGGTACGGACGCGTCACTCCACAGCTGCTGGAGAGAATCGTCGTGGAGCATCTCCGCGACGGGCGAGTAGTCGAAGACGCAGTTTTCTATCGCCTGAAGTGAATGCTTGCTCCCGGCGCGAGGAGCGGGAGCGAGCGCCTAGCGCGATCTGCCTTGCGAATGCACCTTTTCGCTCGATGGACGGAATTCTTTACGAGCGCACGCTACCGCATGGACCCGCGGTTCGAATTCGCCGGCTCACTGTCGCCGGCGAGCAGCCTGTCACGGTCGTACTCGAAGTCGATCGCCGCGCGGGGACACCGCGCGCGAGTGCTGGTAGCCCGCCACCGCTGATGGAGTTCGAGGGCGCGAGCGAACAAGACGCAATGGACGCGCTCGAGCCGCACGCGCGCGACGATCGCCGCGTAGTGCAGCTCATGCGCGAAAAGGGACTCCGCTAGAGATCACTCCATTTCGTCTCGGAGCGAACGGAGAATTCGCGGCCACACATGCACTGCGTAGCGAAAAAAGTTTGTGCGTGCGACCTCCTCGGCGACCAAAAAGTCACTAAGCCGACGATGACCTTTGAGCGTGTTGCACGCTCTACAAGCCGTCACTAAGTTGCCGTCCGACCGGTCGCCGCCACGCACCCGAGCCTCCACATGATCGACCGTGAGCTCCTCGATCGGAAACTGCTCCCCGCAATACACGCATCGGTAAGCGTCGCGCTCGAAGATTCGTAGTCGCTTCATGGACAATCCCCTGCCTTCACGCCGCAAGATGATGGATGCGGCCCGGCGCTATCTGCTCGAGGGACTCGACCGTGACGATCGCGAACCGGACTCCGATGCGCCGCCGCGTTTGACCCTCAAAGCCCTCGAGAAGATCAGCATGTCCCGCTCCCGCGAGCGTATCCTCGGCAATCTGGACGAGATGTACCGCGAAGCATTTGAACGTGCTAAAACCACGGGCGACCAATCCCAGATGGCCGCGCTCGACTTTGCCTATCGACGCGAGCAACTCTACTTCGAGATCCTGCTCGACATTCGCGAAGCCATGGAGCGACGCTGAGACCCGGTTCGTCTACCGAGGATTTCGCGCGCCGCCGCCGTTGGAGCGGCGGAATCGCGAGCCGAACATCGAACCGGTCTTCTGCCCTGCCTCGCGCGCGAATCGCGGCCCTTTGTCGCGTTGCGGCCAGATGAGGCTTGCCGCAATCGATACCGAAAGCACGCCGAGAATGATCGCGAGCGAGGGCAGCACGTCGACGTGGAACCATTGCTCGCCGAGCATCTTCACACCGACAAAGGTGAGTATTGTCGCAATCCCGTACTTGAGCAGATAAAAGCGATCGACGACGGCTGCGAGCAAGAAGTACAACGAGCGCAATCCGAGAATCGCGAAAATATTCGACGTGAACACGATGAACGGATCTCGTGTCACACCGAAAATCGCGGGGATCGAGTCGATCGCGAAGACGAGGTCCGTCACCTCGACAAGGATGAGCACGAGAAAGAGTGGCGTTGCCAGCCGCCGTCCGTTCTCGACGACGAAGAAGTGCTTGCCGTGAAACCTCTGGGCGAGCGGAATCACTTTCCGCGCGCCGCGCACCACGGGATTTCGATCCCCCTCGAACTCCTCGTCCTGCTTCAGCGCCATGCGCACGCCCGTGACGATCAACATCGCGCCGAAGACGTAAATCACCCAGTGAAAACGAGCGAGCAGCACCGTGCCGAGGCCGATGAACAGGCCGCGCATAACGAGCGCGCCGAGGATGCCATAGAACAACACGCGATGCTGACACGCCGCCGGTACCTTGAAGTACTCGAAGATGAGCACCATCACGAAGATGTTGTCGATGCTCAGTGACTCTTCGATGACGTAGCCGGTGAGAAACCTCAGCGCGACGTGATGGCCGTAGATCGCGAAGAGTCCACCGGCGAAGGCGAGAGCGAGGCCGACCCACACGGTCACCCAAGCCGACGCCTCCTTCGGGTGAACGACATGCTCCGTTCGATGGAACACGCCGAGGTCGAGCGCCAACATCGCCAGCACGAAGGCGATGAAGATCACCCAGAACCACATGTTGGTCGCGATCCCTACCATCTTGCCATCATCCGTCAGCCCGATAGCAAATAAGAAAAGCGAGACCACTACGACATCCACGATGCCGTAGTGGTCTCGCCATTAGCGCGCCCGCTTCACGCGCCATTCGGCCGACCGGGACCCCATTGGGCTCCGTCTTGACGATCGACCAATCCGGCGCCGAGGCACCGGCCGGCTACTCCCCACTTGCTACGAATGGTGCACGATCCAACGCGGCCGGTCAAGCGCTGCTGCCTCTTCCGTTGCCGCGGCGACATCGTCACCCTTGAGCCGCTCCCCTGTTCTCGATATGCACCCAGTTCGACATCAGCGACTCACCAGCGACCAATCGCCATGTCTCTTTCGTTCGTTCACGTTGCCGCGCTGGCCGCTCTTTCACTCGTTCCCGTGAGCGATATGCACGCTCAACGCACGAATCGCTCCTCGGAAATCGCTTCGCCCTCGGCGCGCCCAACGCTCGCGGTCGTCAACGCTCGCGTCTGGACCGGCGATCCGCGTCGCCCGTGGGCAGACGCGCTCGCTGTGGACGGAGAGCGCATCGCGCTGGTCGGTACGAGCGCGGAAGTCAAGAAACTCGTATCGTCCTCGACGCGAGTCGTCGATGCGGGTGGAATGATGGTCGTTCCCGGCTTCATCGACTCGCACGTGCACTTCATCAGTGGCGGCTTCGGCCTTTCGTCGGTACAGTTGCGCGACGCGAAGACGCGGGCTGAGTTCATCCGACGAATCAAGGAATACGCAGCGACACTCCCGCCGGGCACCTGGATCACCGAAGGGAACTGGGATCACGAACAGTGGGGCGGGGAGCTGCCGCGTCGTGACTGGATCGACTCGGTGACGCCTAACAATCCCGTCTGGATCAATCGACTCGACGGACATATGAGTCTGGCGAACAGCGCTGCCTTGCGGGCCGCTGGCGTGGATGCGAA containing:
- a CDS encoding alpha/beta fold hydrolase, whose amino-acid sequence is MLDTITIGSLRLTSAQPRPGTGNKPPMLFIPGYFASAWVYESYLPFFAERGYAGFALNLRGREGSALPSGVMLGRVSIDDFIDDARQVARWLIERLGRPIVVGHSMGGLIAQKLGEEGLARALVLLSPAPPRGISVMTGKLFLRQLRHLPALFRSKRIAPRWKDMRELVLNRIPEGEQRSTFERFVSDSGRVGREMSFGAVRVDADRLRENGCPVLVVTSDDDRFIPPRIAQRVAQRYRAPVYMARGHGHLMLREPGWNEAASFIASWLERETPA
- a CDS encoding (2Fe-2S) ferredoxin domain-containing protein, with protein sequence MNFSEPFLEPYSRHILVCVGGFCSPDRRGRELYSLLPALLEREGLLFGPERVKRGETPCLGVCSGGPIVVVYPDGVWYGRVTPQLLERIVVEHLRDGRVVEDAVFYRLK
- a CDS encoding TerC family protein, whose translation is MVSLFLFAIGLTDDGKMVGIATNMWFWVIFIAFVLAMLALDLGVFHRTEHVVHPKEASAWVTVWVGLALAFAGGLFAIYGHHVALRFLTGYVIEESLSIDNIFVMVLIFEYFKVPAACQHRVLFYGILGALVMRGLFIGLGTVLLARFHWVIYVFGAMLIVTGVRMALKQDEEFEGDRNPVVRGARKVIPLAQRFHGKHFFVVENGRRLATPLFLVLILVEVTDLVFAIDSIPAIFGVTRDPFIVFTSNIFAILGLRSLYFLLAAVVDRFYLLKYGIATILTFVGVKMLGEQWFHVDVLPSLAIILGVLSVSIAASLIWPQRDKGPRFAREAGQKTGSMFGSRFRRSNGGGARNPR